In the genome of Flexistipes sinusarabici DSM 4947, one region contains:
- the ilvD gene encoding dihydroxy-acid dehydratase, which produces MRSDEIKKEPSRAPHRSLLYGTGVPKSSMDRPFIGICSSFTDLIPGHTGMRDLERWIEKGVHTGGGHSFIFSVPGICDGIAMGHKGMHYSLPSRDAITDMIECVVEAHRLDGVVFLTNCDKITPGMLMAAARVDVPSVFVTAGPMLSGNWRMQRRSFVRDTFEAIAKYRSGEIDGEELEHLEMCSCPSQGSCQGLYTANTMACLTEAMGMSLPGCGSALAGQAKKKRIAFDSGVQICNLVKDDIKPKDILTENAFHNAVTVDLALGGSTNTALHLPAIANETGFKLDLNLFDKLSKNTPHITNLRPGGEYFMEDLEYAGGIPAVLKSLKTLLKDNITVTGGNIYESADSAVCFDENIIRNIDNPYHKEGGIAVLRGNIAPDGSVVKQSAVDNEMLNFTGTAKVYDSEEDALSAIMEGDVKDGNIVVIRYEGPKGGPGMREMLAPTAAITGMGLKKVALITDGRFSGGTRGPCIGHISPEAAEGGIIALVQNGDKISINIPEGKINLDVDKSQLEERKKEWVKPAPKIEKGYLAKYSMYVSSAAEGAIFKKS; this is translated from the coding sequence ATGCGAAGTGATGAAATCAAAAAAGAACCATCCAGGGCACCACATAGATCGTTGCTTTATGGTACCGGTGTTCCCAAGTCAAGTATGGACAGGCCATTTATTGGAATTTGTTCAAGTTTTACAGATCTTATCCCCGGTCATACAGGGATGAGAGATCTGGAACGTTGGATAGAAAAAGGAGTCCATACCGGCGGCGGTCATAGTTTCATTTTTTCCGTACCGGGAATTTGCGACGGAATAGCAATGGGTCACAAGGGAATGCACTACTCTCTTCCCAGCAGGGATGCCATTACTGACATGATAGAATGTGTAGTAGAAGCTCACAGGTTAGACGGTGTTGTATTTCTTACAAACTGCGATAAAATTACTCCCGGAATGCTTATGGCAGCAGCCCGGGTAGACGTCCCTTCCGTATTTGTTACTGCCGGACCCATGTTAAGCGGAAACTGGCGGATGCAGAGAAGATCTTTTGTGCGTGATACATTTGAAGCCATTGCAAAATACAGAAGCGGGGAAATAGACGGTGAAGAACTTGAGCATCTTGAAATGTGCTCCTGCCCCTCTCAGGGCTCTTGTCAGGGACTTTATACGGCCAACACAATGGCATGTTTAACGGAAGCCATGGGTATGAGTCTCCCCGGCTGTGGTAGCGCACTGGCGGGACAGGCCAAAAAGAAAAGAATCGCTTTTGACTCAGGAGTCCAGATTTGCAATTTAGTTAAAGACGATATCAAACCAAAGGATATACTGACGGAAAACGCTTTCCACAATGCCGTAACCGTTGATCTTGCCCTCGGCGGATCAACTAACACAGCTCTTCATCTGCCGGCAATTGCCAATGAAACCGGTTTCAAACTGGATCTGAATCTTTTTGACAAATTGTCAAAAAACACTCCCCACATAACCAATCTCAGACCCGGCGGAGAATATTTTATGGAAGATCTCGAATATGCAGGCGGTATTCCTGCCGTTTTAAAAAGCCTGAAAACACTGCTAAAAGATAACATTACAGTAACGGGCGGGAATATATATGAATCAGCAGATAGTGCTGTATGTTTTGATGAAAATATTATAAGAAATATTGACAACCCTTATCATAAAGAAGGAGGTATAGCCGTCTTAAGGGGGAACATTGCCCCGGACGGTTCCGTGGTAAAACAGTCCGCAGTCGATAATGAGATGCTGAATTTTACCGGCACTGCAAAAGTCTACGATTCCGAGGAGGATGCACTTTCAGCAATTATGGAAGGTGATGTTAAAGACGGTAACATTGTTGTCATCCGTTATGAAGGCCCAAAAGGCGGTCCCGGCATGAGGGAAATGCTCGCTCCGACTGCTGCCATTACAGGCATGGGACTGAAAAAAGTGGCGCTGATAACCGACGGACGTTTTTCCGGAGGTACACGGGGGCCATGTATTGGGCATATTTCACCGGAAGCGGCTGAGGGCGGAATTATAGCACTTGTCCAAAACGGAGATAAGATCAGCATTAATATTCCCGAAGGAAAAATAAATCTGGATGTTGATAAAAGTCAGCTGGAAGAAAGAAAAAAAGAATGGGTAAAACCCGCCCCGAAAATTGAAAAAGGATATTTGGCAAAATATTCTATGTATGTTAGCAGTGCAGCAGAAGGGGCAATATTCAAAAAAAGTTAA
- a CDS encoding transposase, with product MSSSRRQFTAEEKYEMVKEVLSKAKSVSEICREHNIHPNQYYRWQRNFLEGALEGFRGRTESKKLKRLEAEKANKEAELNRLNGVVAEVVKENIVLKKKYSD from the coding sequence ATGTCTTCAAGCAGGCGACAATTTACAGCGGAAGAAAAGTATGAAATGGTGAAAGAAGTTTTATCAAAAGCCAAGAGTGTTTCAGAGATTTGCCGGGAACATAATATTCACCCTAACCAGTATTACAGATGGCAGCGTAATTTTCTTGAAGGGGCCTTAGAAGGCTTTAGGGGCAGAACGGAAAGCAAGAAGTTAAAGAGACTGGAAGCTGAAAAAGCGAATAAAGAAGCAGAATTAAACCGTTTAAACGGAGTAGTTGCAGAGGTGGTAAAAGAAAATATAGTCCTTAAAAAAAAGTATTCCGATTAA
- a CDS encoding integrase core domain-containing protein yields the protein MARRRTGWSLNKILGLFEISSSQYHRWQRERYLPSDKLLKPYTQLLPEEVDSVLYYRKLNEHNRMMGYRKFTWKLVDENLVYLSESSVYRILKRHKLLGRVFKESLDSDTEYNKKPQYVHHHWHTDLMYLRLCGSHYYIVFMLDGYSRYLLNYKLLTDMTKQSVELFTQETIDKYPEASPMIIHDNGVQFISRDFKEILYENDCIDIPTKVRHPETNGKAERFVRTMRDESLRVNSPQYYSEAQRVIDKFVEEYNNRRYHAAIGYLKPVDVFMGIGEEVIAERKAKLKKARVKRIAVNKEKRREFAGVC from the coding sequence TTGGCAAGAAGACGCACAGGCTGGAGCCTCAATAAGATACTTGGTCTATTTGAAATAAGCAGTAGTCAGTATCACAGATGGCAGAGAGAAAGATATCTACCGTCAGACAAATTGCTTAAACCTTATACCCAGTTATTGCCCGAAGAGGTGGATTCGGTTTTATATTACAGGAAATTAAACGAACACAATAGAATGATGGGTTATCGTAAATTTACATGGAAGCTTGTGGATGAAAATTTGGTTTATTTGTCTGAGAGCAGTGTATACAGAATACTCAAGCGCCATAAGCTTCTTGGGAGAGTTTTTAAAGAGAGTTTAGATTCGGATACTGAATATAACAAGAAACCGCAATACGTTCACCACCACTGGCATACGGATCTGATGTATTTGAGATTGTGCGGAAGCCATTATTATATAGTATTTATGCTAGACGGCTATTCGAGGTATTTGTTGAATTATAAGCTATTGACGGATATGACAAAACAGTCAGTGGAGTTATTTACTCAGGAAACGATAGATAAATATCCTGAAGCCAGTCCTATGATAATTCATGATAATGGAGTGCAGTTTATAAGCCGTGATTTTAAAGAAATACTTTATGAGAACGATTGCATAGATATACCGACGAAAGTGAGGCATCCAGAGACAAATGGCAAAGCAGAGCGGTTTGTCAGGACTATGCGTGATGAGTCTTTAAGAGTAAATAGCCCCCAGTATTATTCAGAAGCCCAGCGTGTAATTGATAAATTTGTTGAAGAATATAACAATCGTAGGTATCATGCGGCAATTGGTTATTTGAAGCCTGTGGATGTATTTATGGGCATTGGTGAAGAAGTTATAGCCGAGAGAAAGGCTAAGTTAAAAAAGGCAAGGGTAAAAAGAATAGCTGTTAACAAAGAAAAGCGCAGAGAATTTGCGGGAGTTTGCTAA
- a CDS encoding class II glutamine amidotransferase, whose product MCGIVGGIAERNVTPILLEGLKRLEYRGYDSSGIALIDNENRRLMRERSAGKIKNLESKLYDQSGKKEGFRGNVGIAHTRWATHGAPEEKNAHPHMCGDRLAVVHNGIIENFAELKKEFRDKDYSFSSDTDTEVIAYSVYDNLKNSEDLFESVKKSVETFEGAYALGVISKDNPDTLIAARKGVNTEIEFPEITG is encoded by the coding sequence ATGTGCGGAATAGTAGGAGGAATAGCAGAAAGAAATGTTACCCCAATACTTCTCGAGGGTTTAAAAAGGCTGGAATACAGGGGTTATGATTCCTCCGGTATCGCTTTGATAGATAATGAAAACCGCAGGCTTATGAGAGAGCGCTCTGCCGGAAAGATTAAAAACCTTGAGTCAAAATTATATGACCAGAGTGGCAAAAAAGAAGGGTTCAGGGGAAATGTCGGCATAGCTCATACGAGATGGGCTACTCACGGAGCACCTGAGGAGAAAAATGCGCATCCGCATATGTGCGGAGACAGATTGGCGGTGGTTCATAACGGAATCATCGAAAATTTTGCGGAATTAAAAAAAGAATTCCGTGATAAGGATTACAGTTTTTCATCGGACACCGACACAGAGGTTATTGCATACAGTGTTTATGATAATCTGAAAAATTCCGAAGATCTTTTTGAGTCTGTAAAAAAATCTGTAGAAACATTTGAAGGAGCTTACGCCCTCGGTGTAATTTCAAAAGATAATCCGGATACGTTGATTGCGGCAAGAAAAGGTGTCAACACCGAAATAGAATTCCCCGAAATCACCGGCTGA
- a CDS encoding IS5 family transposase, which yields MYYLLKTKGVVMEKYIEPTVLDSMLDFKANDSTYLDKINSLIDWKKVKSILDKKYRWTKNTSGSRAYSPLLLFKILLVQSWEKLSDPQAEFALKDRLSVIRFVGVSVSGEVPDHSTISRFRSRLLELEIFDELFSEINRQLSELNLIVKSRKEAIIDATLVESSCRPRKVVNDIAEDRHEGDDDNDSSCGGSGGNNESNISYSKDTDASWLKKGNRAYYGYKQFFCVNSDGYILGEMVKSARESEVRNLAPLLQKLNLPKGTAIYADKGYSSESNRKDISGTYADMIMYKAARNKPLTGFQKFHNKAVSKVRYVVEQAIGLIKLHFGYTRSRFIGIDKVRLELSIHCMAYNLRKGALRMI from the coding sequence ATGTATTATTTATTAAAGACAAAAGGAGTTGTTATGGAAAAGTACATAGAACCCACAGTATTAGATTCAATGTTAGACTTTAAAGCTAATGATTCGACTTATCTTGATAAGATAAATTCACTTATAGACTGGAAGAAAGTAAAATCAATCCTTGATAAGAAATACAGATGGACTAAGAACACATCTGGCAGCAGAGCTTATTCACCGTTACTTTTGTTTAAAATACTTTTAGTACAGTCGTGGGAAAAGCTGAGTGACCCTCAGGCTGAATTTGCCTTAAAGGATCGGTTGTCAGTAATAAGATTTGTAGGAGTAAGTGTATCCGGAGAAGTTCCGGATCACAGTACCATCAGCAGGTTTCGGAGCAGATTACTTGAATTGGAGATATTTGACGAGTTATTTTCAGAGATAAACAGGCAGTTATCGGAATTAAATTTAATAGTGAAAAGCAGGAAGGAAGCGATAATAGATGCGACATTGGTAGAGTCCTCGTGCCGTCCCCGTAAAGTAGTAAATGATATTGCAGAAGATCGGCATGAAGGAGATGATGACAATGATAGTTCCTGTGGTGGTTCCGGAGGGAATAATGAAAGCAACATAAGTTATTCGAAGGACACTGATGCGAGTTGGTTAAAGAAGGGTAATAGAGCGTATTATGGCTACAAACAATTTTTCTGTGTAAATTCGGACGGTTATATATTGGGAGAAATGGTAAAGAGTGCCAGAGAGAGTGAGGTGCGGAATTTGGCACCTTTATTACAAAAGCTTAATTTGCCTAAGGGAACGGCAATATATGCAGATAAAGGCTACAGCAGTGAATCTAACCGCAAAGACATATCAGGAACCTATGCAGATATGATAATGTATAAGGCAGCGCGGAATAAGCCACTTACAGGATTTCAGAAATTTCATAACAAGGCAGTAAGCAAGGTTCGTTATGTCGTTGAGCAGGCAATTGGATTGATTAAGCTTCATTTTGGTTATACTCGTAGCCGATTTATAGGTATTGATAAGGTTAGGCTGGAATTGTCTATACATTGTATGGCATATAATCTGAGAAAGGGTGCTTTAAGAATGATTTGA
- a CDS encoding ATP-binding protein translates to MIIHERLNEAFHQLGLTQIPEILHNHSEAASKEDISYLEFLDKLLQDELAARDF, encoded by the coding sequence ATGATTATTCACGAACGACTCAATGAAGCCTTCCATCAGCTGGGGCTTACTCAAATCCCCGAGATTCTCCACAATCATTCGGAAGCGGCTTCTAAAGAAGACATATCATATTTGGAATTTTTAGACAAGCTTTTACAGGATGAGCTGGCAGCAAGAGACTTTTGA
- the istA gene encoding IS21 family transposase, with translation MVKNGEYFMIKEMKEKGMTITAISEHLNRDRKTVRKWLREGVPEGYSRQVIKAGKLDPFKDYIIHRMEEEGCFNSVVLYDEIRDMGYTGKMTILRDFMQPLRPQLREKATVRFETPAGRQAQVDWGEVTVNWNGTSKKLHIFVMLLSYSRMIYVEFMEDEKLDTLIGCHTRAFNFFEGVVETCLYDNMKTVVSDVDEKGGVIWNKRFARFAEHHGFTLKRCRFYRPRTKGKVENGIGYVKKNFWQRVRTFNDLDDLNAKALDWVNTHANARIHNTTKERPIERWYTEKEKLRPFNQIPFELVDYYPRKVTNDCLVSYCASMYSVPFQYVGSIVHVQDDKKGLICIYSGNEKIAEHKKATVKYQVKREKEHFRGIFSSGKNKVSQPLPRLDEHSAPEVTQRDLSVYEQFALEVNQ, from the coding sequence ATGGTAAAAAACGGAGAGTATTTTATGATCAAAGAAATGAAAGAGAAAGGAATGACAATTACGGCTATCTCTGAACATTTAAACAGAGACCGTAAGACAGTCCGCAAATGGCTAAGAGAAGGAGTTCCGGAAGGTTATAGCCGACAAGTAATCAAAGCGGGCAAGCTTGATCCGTTCAAAGATTACATAATCCACCGAATGGAGGAAGAAGGCTGTTTTAACAGTGTAGTGCTTTACGATGAAATAAGAGATATGGGCTACACAGGTAAGATGACGATTCTTAGGGATTTTATGCAGCCACTCCGCCCCCAACTTCGTGAGAAAGCTACAGTTCGCTTTGAAACACCCGCTGGCAGGCAGGCTCAGGTGGACTGGGGAGAAGTGACAGTAAACTGGAATGGCACCAGTAAGAAGTTGCATATATTTGTAATGCTTCTTTCCTACAGCCGTATGATTTATGTGGAATTTATGGAAGATGAAAAACTTGATACGTTGATAGGCTGTCATACAAGGGCGTTTAATTTTTTCGAGGGAGTGGTGGAAACTTGTCTGTATGATAACATGAAGACAGTAGTCAGCGATGTGGATGAGAAAGGCGGAGTTATTTGGAATAAGCGTTTTGCCCGTTTCGCCGAACACCACGGATTTACACTAAAACGCTGTAGGTTTTATCGCCCCAGAACAAAAGGCAAGGTAGAAAATGGGATCGGTTATGTAAAGAAAAACTTTTGGCAAAGAGTTCGGACATTCAATGATCTTGACGATTTAAATGCTAAAGCTTTGGATTGGGTAAATACACATGCTAACGCTCGCATACATAATACAACCAAAGAAAGACCTATAGAGCGGTGGTACACAGAAAAAGAAAAACTGAGACCTTTCAACCAAATACCATTTGAGCTGGTGGATTATTATCCAAGAAAAGTGACTAACGACTGTTTAGTATCTTATTGTGCAAGTATGTACTCAGTACCTTTTCAATATGTGGGCAGCATAGTTCACGTACAGGATGACAAAAAAGGGTTAATCTGTATATACAGCGGGAATGAAAAAATTGCAGAGCATAAAAAAGCAACTGTAAAATATCAGGTAAAAAGGGAAAAAGAGCACTTCAGGGGCATTTTCAGTTCAGGCAAAAACAAGGTCAGCCAACCTTTACCACGCCTGGATGAACATTCAGCCCCCGAAGTGACTCAAAGAGACCTTTCAGTATATGAGCAATTCGCTTTGGAGGTAAACCAATGA
- a CDS encoding IS5 family transposase: MYYLLKTKGVVMEKYIEPTVLDSMLDFKANDSTYLDKINSLIDWKKVKSILDKKYRWTKNTSGSRAYSPLLLFKILLVQSWEKLSDPQAEFALKDRLSVIRFVGVSVSGEVPDHSTISRFRSRLLELEIFDELFSEINRQLSELNLIVKSRKEAIIDATLVESSCRPRKVVNDIAEDRHEGDDDNDSSCGGSGGNNESNISYSKDTDASWLKKGNRAYYGYKQFFCVNSDGYILGEMVKSARESEVRNLAPLLQKLNLSKGTAIYADKGYSSESNRKDISGTYADMIMYKAARNKPLTGFQKFHNKAVSKVRYVVEQAIGLIKLHFGYTRSRFIGIDKVRLELSIHCMAYNLRKGALRMI, encoded by the coding sequence ATGTATTATTTATTAAAGACAAAAGGAGTTGTTATGGAAAAGTACATAGAACCCACAGTATTAGATTCAATGTTAGACTTTAAAGCTAATGATTCGACTTATCTTGATAAGATAAATTCACTTATAGACTGGAAGAAAGTAAAATCAATCCTTGATAAGAAATACAGATGGACTAAGAACACATCTGGCAGCAGAGCTTATTCCCCGTTACTTTTGTTTAAAATACTTTTAGTACAGTCGTGGGAAAAGCTGAGTGACCCTCAGGCTGAATTTGCCTTAAAGGATCGGTTGTCAGTAATAAGATTTGTAGGAGTAAGTGTATCCGGAGAAGTTCCGGATCACAGTACCATCAGCAGGTTTCGGAGCAGATTACTTGAATTGGAGATATTTGACGAGTTATTTTCAGAGATAAACAGGCAGTTATCGGAATTAAATTTAATAGTGAAAAGCAGGAAGGAAGCGATAATAGATGCGACATTGGTAGAGTCCTCGTGCCGTCCCCGTAAAGTAGTAAATGATATTGCAGAAGATCGGCATGAAGGAGATGATGACAATGATAGTTCCTGTGGTGGTTCCGGAGGGAATAATGAAAGCAACATAAGTTATTCGAAGGACACTGATGCGAGTTGGTTAAAGAAGGGTAATAGAGCGTATTATGGCTACAAACAATTTTTCTGTGTAAATTCGGACGGTTATATATTGGGAGAAATGGTAAAGAGTGCCAGAGAGAGTGAGGTGCGGAATTTGGCACCTTTATTACAAAAGCTTAATTTGTCTAAGGGAACGGCAATATATGCAGATAAAGGCTACAGCAGTGAATCTAACCGCAAAGACATATCAGGAACCTATGCAGATATGATAATGTATAAGGCAGCGCGGAATAAGCCACTTACAGGATTTCAGAAATTTCATAACAAGGCAGTAAGCAAGGTTCGTTATGTCGTTGAGCAGGCAATTGGATTGATTAAGCTTCATTTTGGTTATACTCGTAGCCGGTTTATAGGTATTGATAAAGTTAGGCTGGAATTGTCTATACATTGTATGGCATATAATCTGAGAAAGGGTGCTTTAAGAATGATTTGA
- the istA gene encoding IS21 family transposase, which produces MLQIEDIRNMYFNKGKNVSEICRETGFDRKTVNKYLEKENWTEVKLPLPEVRGSKLDAYKPEIDRWLEDDRRIRRKQRHTAKRVFDRLREKYPDFECSYRTVASYVSEKKQEIYNPKQSYLPLEHKAGEAQIDFGKADFVEKGVPFFGSYLSVSFPNSNGGYLQLFKGENFECLAQGLRNIFEHMGGVPHRHWYDNLSPVVKDILKGKDRNLTESFIRFREHYGFESAFCNPASGHEKGNVENKVGYLRRNLLVPVPEFSDLEEYNRELLVRCDKDMKREHYRKGEFISSLFEEDLKALNPLPTRVFEAESYEHVRVDAYGKFTLNDGKHTYSASPRLAGGRAVVVKSHNNIKVLDKNMKEVVVHNRLYGEERQESMDWLPYLSQLSKKPGALKYTGIYKMLPCSIRSWLDKVSPGEKSSALKMLASMTKESGFDVAVKSLENALSCNASDFESISSVYRSIISRMPELKPVSLSPDVPELRKVDSDFSKYDRLFNSEVGHVSN; this is translated from the coding sequence ATGTTACAAATTGAAGATATCAGAAATATGTACTTTAACAAAGGCAAGAATGTGTCGGAAATATGCAGAGAAACCGGCTTTGATCGCAAGACAGTAAACAAGTATCTTGAGAAAGAGAACTGGACAGAAGTAAAGCTGCCGTTACCGGAAGTCAGGGGATCGAAGCTTGATGCGTATAAGCCTGAGATAGACAGATGGTTAGAAGATGACAGAAGAATAAGGCGCAAACAAAGGCATACAGCCAAAAGGGTATTTGACAGATTGAGGGAAAAATATCCTGATTTTGAGTGCAGCTACCGGACAGTAGCGAGTTATGTATCAGAGAAGAAGCAGGAGATTTACAACCCTAAGCAGTCGTACTTACCTTTAGAGCATAAAGCGGGTGAAGCCCAGATAGACTTCGGTAAGGCTGACTTTGTAGAAAAAGGTGTACCGTTTTTTGGCTCTTATCTGAGCGTATCATTCCCCAACAGCAATGGCGGTTATCTGCAGCTTTTTAAGGGGGAGAACTTTGAATGCCTTGCCCAGGGATTGAGAAATATTTTTGAACATATGGGCGGTGTCCCCCATAGGCATTGGTATGACAATTTATCCCCTGTAGTTAAAGATATCTTAAAAGGCAAAGACCGTAATTTGACAGAATCATTTATAAGATTCAGGGAACATTACGGATTCGAGTCAGCATTCTGCAATCCGGCTTCCGGTCATGAGAAGGGAAATGTAGAGAATAAAGTTGGTTATTTAAGGCGTAATCTTCTTGTTCCCGTTCCGGAGTTTTCAGATTTGGAAGAGTACAACCGTGAGCTGCTGGTAAGGTGTGACAAAGATATGAAGCGTGAGCATTACCGTAAAGGGGAATTTATCTCCAGTCTTTTTGAAGAGGATTTGAAAGCACTCAATCCGCTGCCTACCAGAGTTTTTGAGGCGGAGAGTTATGAGCATGTAAGAGTTGATGCTTACGGCAAATTTACATTGAATGACGGTAAACACACCTATTCAGCCTCTCCACGCCTTGCAGGTGGTAGAGCTGTAGTAGTAAAGAGCCATAACAATATCAAAGTGCTTGATAAAAATATGAAGGAGGTGGTTGTTCACAATAGGCTTTATGGAGAAGAGAGACAGGAATCTATGGATTGGTTACCATATCTCAGTCAGCTCTCAAAGAAGCCTGGTGCCCTGAAATATACGGGTATTTATAAAATGCTCCCCTGTTCTATCAGGAGTTGGCTTGATAAAGTATCACCGGGGGAAAAATCTTCAGCACTAAAAATGCTTGCAAGTATGACTAAGGAGTCGGGGTTTGATGTGGCAGTAAAATCCCTGGAAAATGCATTGTCATGCAATGCCAGTGATTTTGAGAGTATATCCTCTGTTTACAGGAGTATAATCAGCAGGATGCCTGAGCTTAAGCCGGTAAGTCTGTCACCTGATGTTCCTGAATTGAGAAAGGTTGATTCTGATTTCAGTAAATATGACCGATTATTTAATAGCGAGGTTGGTCATGTCAGTAATTGA
- a CDS encoding transposase, translating into MEYLYEKDLSFIIRSVGNRHVTHRGKKILVSKLCKSVINKRYKKHSFSYGYAKCYYKGRPITVISAKGAEKDNYVYLLCEGHIRKSKEAFFRVKSYFKRWKVEESFRFMKQQLGIEKCIVRKFDSIKTMLGIASFCWNLLSRIESDRLLAAELERMSRREKYNTKNKTVCTFMNYRISDGIRNMLLSYNKRLFRFRDKKYKSDIVYYMKIPYYLEKHREREIIDGIPVVRRKKSLLVA; encoded by the coding sequence TTGGAATATCTTTATGAGAAGGATCTGAGTTTTATAATAAGAAGCGTTGGTAACCGTCATGTAACTCACAGAGGCAAGAAGATACTTGTTTCTAAGTTGTGCAAATCTGTCATAAATAAACGTTACAAAAAGCACAGTTTTTCTTATGGCTATGCGAAATGTTATTATAAGGGTCGTCCTATAACGGTAATAAGTGCTAAGGGGGCAGAAAAGGATAATTATGTATACCTTCTTTGCGAAGGTCATATAAGAAAGAGTAAGGAAGCCTTTTTCCGGGTGAAGAGTTACTTTAAAAGATGGAAAGTTGAGGAGAGCTTCAGATTTATGAAGCAGCAGTTGGGCATAGAGAAATGCATTGTGAGAAAATTTGATTCTATAAAGACAATGCTTGGTATAGCCTCTTTTTGCTGGAATTTATTGTCCCGGATAGAGTCAGACAGATTGTTGGCGGCGGAACTTGAGAGAATGTCGAGACGTGAGAAATATAATACAAAGAACAAGACAGTGTGCACTTTCATGAATTACAGGATATCAGACGGTATCAGGAATATGTTATTGTCTTATAATAAGAGGCTTTTTAGATTTAGAGATAAAAAATATAAATCAGATATAGTGTATTATATGAAGATACCGTATTATTTAGAAAAACATAGGGAAAGAGAAATTATAGATGGTATTCCTGTTGTCAGAAGGAAAAAAAGTTTACTCGTGGCATAA